CCGATAGCCAAAAAAGCCCCCTGTTTAACTTCGACATTGAGGAAACAATAAGCCACCCCGACCCCGTAAGGTAAGGTATAGATGCTGCGTTTTTCATTCTTGACCGCATCTGTTCCGAACTCGATCAGGTCAGTATCATAAATAAATAATAATTGCATCAGATCGGCGATCACCGATTTACCGACACCATTAGGGCCGATAAAGTCGGTACGCAGCGGGTGAAAGAGATAGTCGTGTACGTAATGCTTCAGCATACCGACGGTGGAGAGACTGTAGATCCTGGGATAATTCATATTTGTTTCCCCGCTTTTACTTTTTTTGAAAAGGCTGCTAGATCCTGAAGCTCGGTTTCATAAAGTTCAGCTATCCGGTGAATACTCGGATTGATAACAAAACAAAGCTCTTCCTGCCCGGAAGATGATTGCGTTACCCAGCCGAGGTCATTAAACTTCGTGATAGCTACTTTGAACCGGCGTTCGGCCGATTGCCATTCGGGGTCTGTATATTCCGTTCGGAGTTCCGGGAACAACATCCGCTGTAGAGCTATTCGGTTATCGCCTGACTGAATATCTTCCCTGATCATTGTCCAGGAGATTTTCTTTTCCGGATCAAAGAAACGCGTAAAATACATATCCAGGAGCATCAAGGCCGTAACGGTCTGTAGCTCCGTGAGTGCCCGGTAACGGGATGGGTCGCTTAACTTTCCCTTACCGGCATCAAAGAAATTGAGATAATAATAGGTCGAGCGGTCAAACATCTTCCGCCCCAGTTCCATACCGTATAGCTGACGATAGTAATTTTGAAAATCACGATAGTAATCCTCCAACACGGAAAATATCCCGTAATCCGTGACCAGGATATGCCGGCCCGACAACAGTTTGATATTCAAATCGGCAAAATACCGGGCGACCGTTTCTTCCATCAGGAAACGAAAGTCCGCAGTTTTTTCATTTTCATTTTCCATATCGTCAGGCTCGTATTTTTCAATTCAAAGGGCTGGGGTATTATCTCCAAATGGTGTTCCTCGTGCTCGGATACATATTGGGTAAGTTCTACAGCGACATGATAGGCCACGGTGAGATCGTTTTCTTTGACCAGGATAGCTTCCATGAGGTCCCCTAATTCCAGTTCTTCCTGTGCTGCCAACAACTTTTTACATTCATCCACCCAAAAGCTAATCACCTCCTGTTGTTTGACTGCTGCATCTATCAGCTGCATTTCCTGACGCTGGTAATCCTCATCGATCTCTGGTTCAGCGATAAGATTTGACCGCGTCAGGCCGTAATCATAGTACTCCGGGTAATGAAATCTTATTTTTTCGAAAACCAAACCTTTAACCAGGGCTTTGTTAACGAACGGCAGTTCATCTTCGCGGTAGGTAGTATTCTCCAATACTGTTTGGTATAAGCGCTTGACCTGTATCCTGAAATGCGATCTGGCTGAAAAATTCTCATGCAGTTCGCTCAATTTTTCGCTGGCCCGGTGTATCTGGCGCCGGATATTGCCTATCTTATAATCGATGGTTTCAAAGAATGCCTCGATATCTGCATAAATATCAGTGGCTTTTAACCAGTTCATTTTCAACTGCGCCAAATGCTGATTTTCCTCCGCAGTTTCCGGATGTTTAAAATCCTCGATCTGCTGGTAGAAGCTATCCACATGTGTTCGGAGAGAACGCATAAACCGGTCTTTCGAAGCGATGGCATCGGCGATATCTTCGGCCCGTTCACCGAAGCCGTGAAACACCAATACGAATTTTTTGACCATCTCGGTCGCGCTGTCATCCGCCGAATTTAAAATGGTGTTTAGTGACTCGTAGGATTTTTCCAGTGTATCTTCCAGCGTTTCCAAATGGTCCTTCAGGATGCGCTTATGCCCGGAAACGAACTCCCGCCCAAACCTCCGCTCCATATCATCAATGGTCCGGATCTCATTCAGGCGTATACTAAAATACTTTTCAAAGTTGGCCTTTAATTGAAAATCCTTGTAAGGGTTGTCCAGTTTACGCAGCATCAATTCAACCAAACTCTCGGCGTGATCGGTCAGGTAATACTTTCCGGGTTCCAAAGGCACATTCCGGATAAAATAGTGAATGAGTTGTTTAATGATCTTTTCCGTCTGCACCGTTTGTGCCTCGTCATACCTGGCAATACTATCAAGGATATATTTAATATCACTGCTTGTAAAGTGCCGCCCCAGCGCCTTGGACTTAATCCGTTGATAGAGCTCAATGACCAACAGCCCACCCTGATATTTCGATGGCAGCAGTTGGTCATATTTGTCAAAAAGATCGCTGGATTCAGGCATTGGATAAATTAGGTATTTACTAATATCCGATATTATTTTTAATATTCCGTAATTGCTGAATAATACAGCCTAACCTCATGTTAGAAAAAAAAGACACTTCTTTAAAGACGCTTTATGAATATCTGCGCAAGTTCCATCTTTCGGACAGTCTGATTTTGGTGGGTGCCATCAATTCGGCATTGAAATACGGAGCCAAGCAATTTTGGACAGATGGCATTCATCCCTCCGTTATCGGCTGGCTGAAAGCACATTGTAGTGATGAGCGGGATTCCTTTAGTATTTATACCGGAACAACCAGACTTGCCCGTTTTTTGTTGTTGTCAGGTGCTAACGACTACCGGGATAAATCATTGTCATTAAATGATCAGTCTTTTGCCATCGCCCTGAACATGGCGGGGAATATATATGAGCGGGAGCTGGAACGGAATATTCTGGCCCCGGATTTAGCTTCCGTTCTGGGAAGAACATCGCAATGGCAATTCCCACTCCAAAGCGACCAGGCAGCATTATTGGGCAGGGCGTACCTTTTATTCGTTTTATTGGCCGAACAGCCGGTTTCCGGTTACTCTTTAGAGCAGAAAATGCGCGAGTACTTTAATATAGGCACTTTCGAGTTTATGGCCACCGGTATGATCATCTGGATCAAAACGGACGGCTATGAATATGATCTGATCGATATTTTTATACCCGGGCTAAAAAAAGTCGCCACAGAAAAAAACCAGCAGACTTTTTTGCGCCTTTCCTCCGGTACTCCTGAGGCTTACCGTCGGCTAATTCGCGGAAATGATTGGAAAAACAGCAACAAGTTATTGGATATCTATGCCCTGGACCCATTTTTGGCCATTCCTGCAATAGAGATCGCCCGTTCAACAACATATAAAGCTGGTGGTTTTGTGATACCACAGCCGCATTATCTGTTCGAGCGGGCATCGCATGGGATGTTTTATTTGTTAGCTAATAAAGAGCAGGCTTTAGCGAAAGCAGCGGGAAATAAAGGCCAGAATTCATTCCGGGTAGAATTCGGATTCATCTATAGGAATTATGTGGGGATGCAACTTGACCAGGATAATAGCAATTTTGACTTTATTGATCTGGATAATGATTTCAACCATACGTCCGGCGGAAAAATGCCTGACTTCGCAATTGTTAAAAATAACGCTTGTATCCTATTTGAAGTCAAAACAACATTGTTAAATGTAGCCGCCAGATCCTATTATGAACCAGAGGTATTGGAATCAGAAATAAAAAAAGGTGTTTTTAACAAAGCGCTAGATCAGTTACAATCATTTGCGGAGGCTGTTCTTCAGGGACGGTTAGATGATCCGAGGTTTAGAAACATCAAGCGGGTTATTAAGGTATTAATTGGCTACGATGATATTTTTGTCTTAAATACGCTGATCTTACCTTTGCTAAACAAACATTACGGCAACAAAGCGGAGCATTTGCAACTGGCCTGCGTATCCGACGTTGATGTGATGGGAACGCTCGTAGCCGAAAGACGGGATCTCGTTAAAATGATTATCGAAAAAGTAGATAGTCCTGAAAAGCACTCTTATGCGTTTATCGCAGATTGGGAAAAGAAAGCTTCCATCAATAACCCTGTGCTCCGGCGGGCATACGATGATTTAATGCTGCGTATGGCCGGTCCAAGCGTTTAACACAGGAGTTTTTACTATTTCTAACCTATACTGACTCATCTGTTTTTACTCTGCAAGTATTCCTCTCTTTTAAAGTCAAGGTTGTCACCTTCCCTGTGAAAATCGAGAAGTTCTTTTAAATCCATAATTTTAAGTTATAAGGACAGCAAGGATTTTAAATCCATGGATCCAAACTCGATGACCAAATCTCTTTTTATTTTCGAAAACGGGGATTTGTGTAATTCCGTTTCTTCATAGTTGGTATTAAAAATCATTTCGTAGGCGTCTATTTTCGATGAACGACTAATATTGATGATACTTTCAATTTGCTCCTTGGGATAATTCATGGCGGCAACCAGGGTTCTCTTAGCAACTGGCTTAAATTCGTTATAGATAATTTCCAGTTTAAAAAGATCATTGTTACCTGCAAACCTGGCATCCCCGGATATATTATTTAAAACTATGTTGAACCCGGCCCCCTTTTTTGATATAATGTCCTGGATTTTTTTATAACCACTAAAAGTAAAAACACATTCATTGCCAAAACCTTTAAAGTATGGATTCAAATGAGTGGACGGATTTGTAGGCAACATATGTTTGAAGGAGCTGTTACAAATCCAGCATGACGGAATCAGATTGAAAAAAGATAG
The genomic region above belongs to Mucilaginibacter sp. KACC 22773 and contains:
- a CDS encoding condensin complex protein MksE, with the protein product MENENEKTADFRFLMEETVARYFADLNIKLLSGRHILVTDYGIFSVLEDYYRDFQNYYRQLYGMELGRKMFDRSTYYYLNFFDAGKGKLSDPSRYRALTELQTVTALMLLDMYFTRFFDPEKKISWTMIREDIQSGDNRIALQRMLFPELRTEYTDPEWQSAERRFKVAITKFNDLGWVTQSSSGQEELCFVINPSIHRIAELYETELQDLAAFSKKVKAGKQI